The following are encoded together in the Candidatus Woesebacteria bacterium genome:
- a CDS encoding sortase, whose protein sequence is MGTMYPHKIIYDADTHVIHSEVSLHAGKFARFMYNFLRGAGIGLIIFVVLSFVVSIEPIIREEIVYYIKNTSENNSLQETHLTNLPIVEQTIAVQNEAKSYGVDPHFSIVIPKIDARANIIPNVSAVNAPEYSQALQKGIAHAAGTYFPGQGKNIYLFSHSTDFEYNVARYNAVFYLLRKLERGDRIIVYFSDERFIYEVQDKFIVNAVDTKWLTEETETETLYLQTCDPPGTTWKRLIVKAVPVES, encoded by the coding sequence ATGGGAACAATGTATCCTCACAAGATTATCTATGACGCAGACACTCACGTAATTCACAGCGAAGTATCTTTACATGCGGGAAAATTTGCGCGATTCATGTACAATTTTTTGCGTGGAGCGGGAATTGGCTTGATTATCTTTGTTGTCTTGTCTTTTGTTGTCAGTATCGAACCGATAATCAGAGAAGAAATAGTTTATTACATTAAAAATACGAGTGAGAATAATTCTCTCCAAGAAACACACTTAACAAATTTACCAATTGTTGAACAGACAATTGCTGTGCAAAACGAGGCTAAGTCATACGGGGTAGATCCGCATTTTTCCATTGTTATTCCCAAAATTGACGCGAGGGCAAATATCATACCAAACGTAAGTGCGGTTAATGCCCCGGAATACTCCCAAGCGCTCCAAAAGGGAATTGCACATGCCGCGGGAACATATTTCCCGGGTCAGGGAAAAAATATCTATCTTTTTTCGCACTCTACCGATTTCGAATATAATGTGGCCAGATATAATGCGGTATTTTACCTTTTGAGAAAACTGGAACGAGGCGATAGAATTATTGTTTATTTTTCCGATGAGCGCTTTATTTATGAAGTGCAAGATAAATTTATTGTTAACGCAGTTGACACAAAGTGGCTTACGGAAGAAACCGAAACGGAAACATTGTATTTACAAACGTGTGATCCGCCGGGAACTACTTGGAAGAGACTGATTGTGAAGGCAGTGCCTGTTGAAAGTTAA